A genomic stretch from Moraxella nasicaprae includes:
- a CDS encoding LemA family protein, with amino-acid sequence MKKSALFLTLLVGSLTLSGCGYNTLQAQDEQTNAAWSEVVNQYQRRADLVPNLVATVERYAKHEQAVFTEVADARSKVGSVQITPETLNDPNAMAQYQAAQSQMTSALSRLMMVSERYPELKADGMFQELQAQLEGTENRITVARNRYIEDVKTYNVTVRQFPTNLTAMVFGLSTKPNFSVENEKAISTAPAVNFGNQASPDSKPTTQSGQ; translated from the coding sequence ATGAAAAAATCAGCATTATTTTTGACATTGTTGGTGGGTAGCTTGACCTTGTCTGGTTGTGGCTATAATACCTTGCAAGCCCAAGACGAACAAACCAACGCTGCATGGTCGGAGGTGGTAAACCAATACCAACGCCGTGCTGACCTTGTACCAAACCTTGTGGCGACGGTTGAGCGATATGCCAAGCATGAGCAGGCGGTATTTACCGAAGTGGCAGACGCTCGCTCCAAAGTGGGCAGTGTGCAAATCACACCTGAGACACTCAACGACCCAAATGCCATGGCTCAGTATCAAGCCGCTCAAAGCCAGATGACCTCAGCGTTATCTCGTTTGATGATGGTGTCAGAACGCTATCCAGAGCTAAAAGCAGATGGCATGTTCCAAGAGTTGCAAGCTCAGCTTGAAGGCACTGAAAACCGTATTACTGTTGCTCGCAATCGCTACATCGAAGATGTCAAAACTTATAATGTGACTGTGCGTCAGTTCCCTACCAACCTAACAGCGATGGTGTTTGGGCTAAGCACTAAGCCAAATTTTAGTGTTGAGAACGAAAAGGCAATCTCAACAGCACCAGCGGTTAATTTTGGCAATCAAGCCTCGCCAGATAGCAAGCCTACCACTCAATCTGGTCAATGA
- a CDS encoding TPM domain-containing protein, with amino-acid sequence MRQAFTRFARYAKVMLGSVALSLVMNAQASGVATTDNKAVAIAQQSVSDGQVVPLSQMMSEMHDDERGNQQKQSTAPPASQAPAVSHDKLILNEPVVDAARILTTPQKQYLASQLRTIYDDKLAQAALVIIPSTNGMPIFDYAMQIANRWQLGNADTDNGLLIVVAVNDRKVHILTGYGLEGVLPDAIVKRIIREQITPSFRQGDYAQGLSAAIASVDERLRADPVILQQADAAQMNDAQDTNQDEMGVVELFIISLVVGGLLRVFFGRLIGSGAGVLVFVGNALSLGLGLFVIIPVAVILFFLIAAGSMIGMMPSGGGFSTGGGGFGGGRSGGGFGSGGFGGGGGSFGGGGAGGSW; translated from the coding sequence ATGAGACAAGCATTTACTCGATTTGCCAGATACGCCAAAGTGATGCTAGGGTCGGTCGCCCTATCGCTTGTGATGAATGCACAGGCGAGCGGTGTGGCGACTACCGACAATAAGGCTGTTGCCATTGCTCAGCAAAGCGTGTCAGATGGACAAGTTGTGCCACTATCACAAATGATGAGTGAAATGCACGATGATGAAAGAGGCAATCAACAAAAACAGTCCACAGCTCCACCCGCATCACAAGCACCAGCTGTCAGTCATGATAAGCTGATTTTAAATGAGCCTGTGGTTGATGCCGCTAGGATTCTGACCACTCCTCAAAAGCAATATCTTGCCAGTCAGCTACGCACAATTTATGATGATAAATTGGCACAGGCAGCATTGGTCATCATACCCAGCACGAATGGCATGCCAATTTTTGATTATGCCATGCAAATTGCCAATCGCTGGCAGTTGGGTAATGCCGACACCGACAATGGACTATTGATTGTGGTGGCAGTCAATGACCGCAAGGTGCATATCTTGACTGGCTATGGCTTGGAAGGTGTCTTGCCTGATGCGATTGTCAAGCGAATTATTCGTGAACAAATCACGCCATCATTTCGTCAGGGCGATTACGCTCAGGGTCTGTCAGCAGCGATTGCCAGTGTGGACGAACGCCTCAGAGCCGACCCTGTCATTTTACAGCAAGCTGACGCCGCTCAGATGAATGATGCCCAAGACACCAATCAAGATGAGATGGGCGTGGTGGAATTATTCATCATTTCATTGGTTGTTGGCGGTTTGTTGCGAGTGTTTTTTGGTCGCTTGATTGGTTCTGGGGCGGGTGTTTTGGTCTTTGTGGGTAATGCCTTATCTCTAGGTCTTGGCTTGTTTGTCATCATACCTGTTGCTGTTATTTTGTTTTTCCTAATCGCTGCTGGTAGCATGATTGGCATGATGCCAAGCGGTGGCGGGTTTAGCACTGGCGGTGGTGGGTTTGGCGGTGGTCGCTCAGGAGGCGGATTTGGTTCTGGCGGTTTTGGCGGCGGTGGCGGTAGTTTTGGCGGTGGTGGTGCAGGAGGTTCTTGGTAA
- a CDS encoding TPM domain-containing protein: MQTIVSQPSVARWFRQWCFVPILHHRWLTKAVKAHLTQKVSQAEQGHRGEICVIIENHLPMTTAYRQDCRERALALFASQRVWDTADNTGVLIYMNLCEHDLQIIADRGINQKIQPEHWQALCHHAIAQIQAKRPQQAIEYLIDEIGHLLREHYPDDDLHGNELPDSLVHLR, encoded by the coding sequence ATGCAAACAATCGTATCACAACCAAGTGTGGCAAGATGGTTTCGCCAATGGTGTTTTGTACCAATATTACATCATCGCTGGCTAACCAAAGCCGTCAAAGCTCATCTGACCCAAAAAGTCAGCCAAGCTGAACAGGGGCATCGTGGCGAGATTTGTGTCATCATCGAAAATCATTTGCCCATGACAACCGCCTATCGCCAAGACTGCCGAGAACGGGCGTTGGCATTGTTCGCCAGTCAGCGGGTGTGGGACACTGCTGACAACACAGGCGTGCTGATTTATATGAATTTATGCGAACATGATTTGCAAATCATCGCCGATCGTGGCATCAACCAAAAAATTCAACCAGAACATTGGCAGGCATTGTGCCATCATGCCATTGCTCAGATTCAGGCAAAAAGACCGCAACAAGCCATTGAATACTTGATTGATGAGATTGGTCATTTGTTGCGAGAACATTATCCTGATGATGACTTGCATGGTAATGAACTGCCTGATTCATTGGTGCATTTGCGATGA
- the rplU gene encoding 50S ribosomal protein L21, whose amino-acid sequence MYAVIKSGGKQHRVSVGETLKVELLKAEKGETLKIEEVLMVVNGSDIKIGEPLVAGASVEAEVVEHGRGKKVRIVKHRRRKHYHKEQGHRQWYTELKIKAINA is encoded by the coding sequence ATGTACGCAGTTATTAAAAGTGGTGGCAAACAACACCGTGTTAGCGTTGGCGAAACTTTGAAAGTTGAGCTACTAAAAGCTGAAAAAGGTGAAACCCTAAAAATCGAAGAAGTATTGATGGTTGTCAATGGTTCTGACATTAAAATCGGTGAGCCGCTGGTTGCTGGTGCAAGTGTAGAAGCCGAAGTTGTTGAGCATGGTCGTGGCAAAAAGGTGCGTATCGTTAAGCATCGTCGCCGTAAGCACTACCACAAAGAGCAAGGTCATCGTCAATGGTACACCGAGCTTAAAATCAAAGCCATCAACGCTTAA
- the rpmA gene encoding 50S ribosomal protein L27: MAHKKAAGSTRNGRDSNPKMLGVKVFGGQDVVAGNIIVRQRGTEFHAGEGVGMGRDHTLFALTEGVVKFETKGQFNRRYVSVLAK, encoded by the coding sequence ATGGCACACAAAAAAGCCGCAGGTTCTACTCGTAACGGTCGTGATTCAAACCCAAAAATGCTTGGCGTAAAAGTATTTGGCGGTCAAGATGTTGTTGCTGGTAACATCATCGTTCGTCAGCGTGGCACAGAGTTTCACGCTGGTGAAGGCGTAGGCATGGGTCGCGACCACACGCTATTTGCCTTGACCGAAGGCGTGGTTAAATTTGAGACCAAAGGTCAATTTAACCGTCGCTATGTATCAGTTTTGGCGAAATAA
- a CDS encoding DUF2057 domain-containing protein: protein MKKIIAIAAAALLSHHAFAQVQLDVDNHIKVIAINGKEIKQGLLQPLQKQFTLDAGRHVITARYDRLFDLRNQEHDYLKSDSITLTVDLADNQTYQLVMPNQPNNYVAAQEYIKSPSLAVVQNGKIIAQENSTENRAGLLAGLGQTLGGIFGRNNKAVIANQQALAGISQTSTTIPAAIPAQTSASVPAQVKSNSLDGFMQLWLNASEEEREKIRQWVQK, encoded by the coding sequence ATGAAAAAAATCATCGCCATCGCAGCAGCAGCCCTGCTGAGCCATCACGCCTTTGCTCAGGTGCAACTTGATGTGGATAATCACATCAAAGTCATCGCCATCAATGGCAAAGAAATCAAACAAGGCTTACTGCAACCGCTACAAAAACAGTTTACTCTTGATGCTGGTCGCCATGTCATCACGGCACGCTATGACCGCTTGTTTGACTTGCGAAACCAAGAACACGACTACCTAAAATCAGACAGTATTACCCTGACCGTTGATTTGGCGGATAATCAAACCTATCAGCTTGTGATGCCAAATCAACCAAATAACTATGTAGCCGCTCAGGAATACATCAAATCGCCAAGCCTTGCTGTCGTACAAAACGGCAAAATCATCGCTCAGGAAAACAGCACCGAAAACAGAGCAGGATTATTGGCAGGTCTTGGTCAGACTTTGGGCGGTATTTTTGGTCGAAATAACAAAGCAGTCATCGCCAATCAGCAAGCCCTTGCTGGTATCAGCCAAACCTCTACCACAATTCCAGCGGCAATTCCTGCTCAAACCTCTGCCAGCGTGCCAGCTCAGGTCAAATCAAATAGCCTTGATGGATTTATGCAACTTTGGCTCAATGCCTCAGAAGAAGAACGAGAAAAAATTCGTCAATGGGTGCAAAAATAA
- a CDS encoding DnaA ATPase domain-containing protein has protein sequence MTAYQDLLDIHIRHEISLADFRFDGFSAINEAVAKLMAGELKELFIVGDYGAGKTHLATAIYHSYTQQTRQTAISLSLKDLIHQDPNADALVGLDMFDLVIIDDLQYIRHSYEWQTGLFDLINKVREQQKQMLFLADNPAQELAIGLPDLITRLSLSPLLEIPVFDHEQDRDKLLSTILKHKNLRLPDEIYQHLLLKGPRNAGDIIAVITAIVPKLTLLKKQIPKKTINETKELIDKQTFLLELTNHGQTDGMHSPSF, from the coding sequence ATGACTGCATATCAAGATTTGCTAGACATTCATATCCGCCACGAAATTAGCTTGGCTGATTTTCGTTTTGATGGTTTTTCTGCCATCAACGAAGCGGTTGCCAAACTGATGGCTGGCGAACTCAAAGAGTTGTTCATCGTGGGTGACTATGGTGCTGGCAAGACTCATCTGGCGACAGCCATTTATCACAGCTATACCCAGCAGACACGCCAAACCGCCATCAGTCTATCCCTAAAAGACCTCATTCATCAAGACCCCAATGCTGATGCTTTGGTTGGGCTGGATATGTTTGATTTGGTCATCATTGATGATTTGCAATACATACGCCATAGCTATGAATGGCAAACAGGACTGTTTGATTTAATCAATAAAGTGCGTGAACAACAAAAACAAATGCTATTCTTAGCAGACAATCCCGCCCAAGAACTGGCTATCGGACTGCCTGATTTGATAACCCGTCTGTCACTAAGTCCACTGCTAGAAATCCCTGTGTTTGACCATGAGCAAGACAGAGACAAACTGCTTAGCACCATCTTAAAGCACAAAAATCTACGCCTGCCAGATGAGATTTATCAACATCTATTACTCAAAGGTCCACGCAATGCAGGCGACATCATCGCCGTCATCACAGCCATCGTACCAAAATTAACCTTGCTCAAAAAACAAATTCCCAAAAAAACCATCAACGAAACCAAAGAGCTGATTGATAAGCAGACCTTTTTATTAGAATTGACCAATCACGGTCAAACAGATGGTATGCACAGCCCATCATTTTAA
- a CDS encoding AI-2E family transporter has product MPRVTIDPFFRRLLILVALCLFLYTLFLMKSVIAPFAASFILAYFLNPLVVRLSKLMPRIGAILTVYISSLLFIIALFVWLAPKLWEQMLLLWQSLPAGVAWYNNVASPWLSKYTGSELFALDTDILSNTIINYLQENYQFADAQGFLKTALASGMSFANGFGLVVMVPILIFYFLIGWQARLDTWKNAVPQAYTHTVCQIAKDCDEALMSFAKGQLLVMLLLGAIYAIQLELIGLKLGLIIGISAGIASFVPYLGFGLGIIAALLAGVFQFGLDWVYLGLIFGAFMVGQVIESYVLQPFLLGNKIGLSPLWVIFSVLAGASLFGFVGMLIALPVSAVLKVLFEHAYHAYQNSSYYQNKWQL; this is encoded by the coding sequence ATGCCCAGAGTCACCATCGACCCATTTTTTCGCAGATTGTTGATATTAGTAGCACTCTGTTTATTTCTATACACATTATTTTTGATGAAATCAGTGATTGCACCGTTCGCTGCATCATTTATTTTGGCTTATTTTTTAAACCCCTTAGTCGTTCGTCTCAGCAAGCTGATGCCACGCATTGGAGCGATTTTGACTGTCTATATTAGTAGTCTATTATTCATCATTGCTTTATTTGTCTGGCTGGCACCAAAATTATGGGAGCAGATGTTGCTATTATGGCAATCATTACCTGCTGGGGTTGCTTGGTATAATAATGTTGCAAGCCCTTGGCTGTCCAAGTACACAGGCAGTGAGCTTTTTGCCCTAGACACAGACATCTTGTCTAACACCATCATCAACTATCTGCAAGAAAATTATCAATTTGCTGACGCACAAGGTTTTTTAAAAACTGCCCTAGCCTCTGGCATGAGCTTTGCCAACGGTTTTGGTTTGGTGGTGATGGTGCCGATTTTGATTTTTTATTTTTTGATTGGCTGGCAAGCACGCTTAGATACTTGGAAAAATGCCGTGCCACAAGCCTACACCCATACAGTCTGCCAAATCGCCAAAGATTGTGATGAGGCATTGATGAGTTTTGCCAAAGGTCAGCTATTGGTGATGTTGCTACTTGGAGCGATTTACGCCATTCAGCTTGAATTGATTGGATTAAAACTTGGGCTTATCATTGGCATCAGTGCAGGCATTGCCAGCTTTGTGCCATACTTGGGGTTTGGACTGGGCATCATCGCTGCTTTGCTGGCTGGCGTATTCCAATTTGGCTTAGATTGGGTGTATCTAGGGCTTATCTTTGGGGCGTTCATGGTTGGGCAAGTGATTGAATCTTATGTCTTACAACCATTTTTATTGGGCAATAAAATCGGTCTGTCGCCACTTTGGGTCATTTTCTCAGTGCTGGCAGGTGCGTCTTTGTTCGGCTTTGTTGGTATGCTCATTGCTTTACCCGTCTCGGCTGTGCTGAAAGTTTTGTTTGAGCATGCTTACCACGCCTACCAAAATAGCAGTTATTATCAAAACAAATGGCAACTTTGA
- the purM gene encoding phosphoribosylformylglycinamidine cyclo-ligase has protein sequence MSGQISLSYKDAGVDIDAGEALVSRIKSVAKATSRPEVLGGLGGFGALCRIPQGYKSPLLVSGTDGVGTKLKLALQLNRHETIGQDLVAMCVNDLLVCGAEPLFFLDYYATGKLDVDTAATVIAGIGEGCQLANCALIGGETAEMPGMYQDEDYDLAGFCVGVVEEDEVITGANVQEGDVLIALASSGVHSNGYSLVRKVLEVTGVDVNAHMLANQSLADALMTPTRIYVKSVNALQKSLGNANIHAMAHITGGGLTENLPRVLPKQLAAQIDTQSWQLPELFQWLQQGGNIQTMEMYRTFNCGVGFVLVVPQDKAEQAMSELSAHGETVWQIGRIVQRTAGAVEYV, from the coding sequence ATGAGCGGTCAAATTTCTTTAAGTTATAAAGATGCAGGCGTAGATATTGATGCTGGCGAAGCGTTGGTGTCTCGTATTAAATCGGTGGCAAAAGCAACCAGTCGTCCAGAGGTGTTGGGCGGTTTGGGTGGATTTGGTGCATTGTGCCGTATTCCACAGGGTTATAAATCGCCATTGTTGGTTTCAGGCACAGATGGTGTTGGCACAAAGCTAAAACTTGCCCTACAACTAAATCGTCACGAGACCATTGGTCAGGATTTGGTGGCGATGTGTGTGAATGACTTGTTGGTGTGTGGTGCAGAGCCATTGTTTTTCTTGGATTATTATGCCACAGGCAAACTTGATGTCGATACGGCAGCAACAGTGATTGCAGGGATTGGCGAGGGCTGTCAGCTTGCTAATTGTGCATTGATTGGTGGCGAGACTGCTGAGATGCCTGGTATGTATCAGGACGAAGATTACGACTTGGCAGGTTTTTGTGTGGGCGTGGTTGAAGAAGATGAGGTCATCACAGGGGCTAATGTTCAAGAAGGCGATGTGTTGATTGCTTTGGCATCTAGTGGCGTGCATTCAAACGGCTATTCTTTGGTCAGAAAAGTCCTTGAAGTGACGGGTGTTGATGTGAATGCACATATGCTGGCAAATCAGTCCCTTGCTGATGCCTTGATGACACCGACACGCATCTATGTTAAGTCAGTCAATGCACTACAAAAAAGTCTTGGCAATGCCAATATTCACGCAATGGCACACATCACAGGTGGTGGTCTGACCGAAAATCTACCACGAGTATTGCCTAAGCAGCTGGCAGCACAGATTGACACACAAAGCTGGCAGTTGCCAGAGCTATTTCAATGGCTGCAACAGGGCGGCAATATCCAAACCATGGAAATGTATCGCACCTTTAACTGTGGCGTAGGGTTTGTACTGGTTGTGCCACAAGATAAGGCAGAGCAAGCAATGAGTGAGCTGAGTGCTCATGGCGAGACAGTCTGGCAGATTGGGCGGATTGTTCAGCGTACAGCGGGTGCGGTCGAGTATGTCTAA
- the purN gene encoding phosphoribosylglycinamide formyltransferase, protein MSNPLKIAVLVSGSGSNLQVMIDGMQAGRLPIQIVGVISNNADAYANTRTMQAGIELALLSHTQSGKRMSIATFEKHALAQIQDWSPDLVVLAGFMRVLSADFIASVPCPIINLHPSLLPHYKGLNTHARVLASGERYHGCSVHLVTAQLDAGKVLTQANLATHAGETADRLAKRVQRLEHQLVPLTLTMMASGLIDAANTSNSQIDLPLRLWFD, encoded by the coding sequence ATGTCTAATCCGCTAAAAATCGCTGTTCTGGTCTCAGGCAGTGGTTCAAATCTACAAGTGATGATTGATGGCATGCAAGCTGGTCGATTACCGATTCAGATTGTAGGTGTGATTAGTAATAACGCTGATGCTTATGCCAACACTCGCACAATGCAGGCTGGGATTGAGCTGGCGTTATTGTCGCACACCCAAAGTGGCAAGCGTATGAGCATTGCCACTTTCGAAAAACACGCTTTGGCACAGATTCAAGATTGGTCGCCTGATTTGGTGGTGTTGGCTGGTTTTATGCGGGTATTATCTGCTGATTTTATCGCATCTGTACCATGTCCTATCATCAATCTGCACCCATCACTACTGCCACATTATAAAGGATTAAACACACACGCCCGAGTACTGGCATCTGGCGAGCGGTATCATGGATGTAGCGTGCATTTGGTTACTGCCCAATTGGACGCAGGCAAGGTATTGACCCAAGCCAATCTTGCCACTCATGCAGGCGAGACGGCTGACCGGCTTGCCAAACGAGTGCAAAGATTGGAGCATCAGCTGGTACCATTGACACTGACCATGATGGCATCAGGATTGATTGATGCGGCTAATACATCAAATAGCCAGATTGATTTACCATTAAGACTGTGGTTTGACTAA
- the fdx gene encoding ISC system 2Fe-2S type ferredoxin produces the protein MTTVTVLPHHEICPEGATVELKEGDNLLEGLHQHGIKIEHACDMSKACTTCHVIIRQGFDSLEEMDDIEGDLLDRAWGLEPDSRLSCQCIVAGEDLVVEIPKYTLNHAKENH, from the coding sequence ATGACAACCGTAACTGTATTACCCCATCACGAAATTTGCCCCGAAGGAGCAACCGTTGAGCTAAAAGAAGGCGATAACCTGCTAGAAGGTCTGCATCAGCATGGCATCAAAATTGAGCATGCCTGCGATATGTCAAAAGCCTGCACCACTTGCCATGTCATCATTCGTCAAGGCTTTGATAGCCTAGAAGAGATGGACGACATCGAAGGCGATTTGCTTGACCGTGCATGGGGCTTGGAGCCAGACTCTCGCCTATCATGTCAGTGCATCGTGGCTGGCGAAGATTTGGTTGTGGAAATTCCCAAATACACCCTAAACCACGCCAAAGAAAATCACTAA
- the hscA gene encoding Fe-S protein assembly chaperone HscA: MSLLQISEPNQSKNPHEHRYALGIDLGTTHSLVGVVRSGRADILPFKDGALLPSVVYYGNQSDTALVGYEALAFADDNKNTIISAKRFMGRAKSDIKFSHPYDLAGDEQTMPAFITSQGEKSPVETSAHILARLKRHAEAALPADSIQGAVITVPAYFDEAQRTATKDAARAAGLHVLRLLNEPTAAAIAYGLDKATTHGTYLIYDLGGGTFDVSLLRLTDGVFEVLSTGGNSALGGDDIDRLIANWFIKSAKLNPADIDNTQKAKLAKLAKQYKQQLSKVTSVDVELSIANQTLNITLNHDTLAQIIEPVIRRTLQSCEQVLLDAKLDKSNLNDIILVGGSTRMPVIREAVAKHFAKEPLCNINPDEVVALGASIAADQLVNKKDDGLLLLDVTPLSLGLETMGGLVEVIIPRNTPIPVARRQTFTTHQDGQTGMVVHIVQGERDTVADCRSLGRFELYGIPAMKAGLARIEVTFSIDANGQLTVSAKETTTGVSSQIEVSPSYGLSPEQQEQLLMAGFAHAQEDKLARMLIETKVEAERELIALESALNEFAALLSDDQKSNLIAKMDAVKTTLTQNDKAHIDAALVELKPASDEFASIIMDNNVKNALAGTRTSDWQN; encoded by the coding sequence ATGTCTTTATTACAAATCAGCGAACCCAATCAAAGTAAAAACCCCCACGAGCATCGCTACGCACTCGGTATCGACTTAGGAACGACACATTCCTTGGTTGGTGTGGTGCGTTCAGGTCGTGCTGATATTTTGCCATTTAAAGATGGTGCTTTATTACCATCGGTGGTTTATTACGGCAATCAAAGCGATACTGCCTTGGTTGGTTATGAGGCATTGGCATTTGCTGACGACAACAAGAACACCATCATTTCTGCCAAACGCTTCATGGGTCGTGCCAAATCAGACATCAAATTTTCACACCCTTATGACTTGGCTGGCGATGAACAAACCATGCCTGCATTCATCACCTCGCAAGGCGAAAAGTCCCCAGTAGAAACTTCTGCACACATCTTGGCACGCCTAAAACGCCATGCCGAAGCCGCTCTACCAGCAGACAGCATTCAAGGGGCGGTCATTACCGTGCCTGCCTATTTTGATGAGGCTCAACGCACTGCCACCAAAGACGCTGCTCGTGCCGCAGGTCTTCATGTACTTCGTCTGCTTAATGAGCCGACCGCCGCCGCCATTGCTTATGGCTTGGATAAAGCGACCACACATGGTACTTATTTGATTTATGATTTAGGCGGTGGTACTTTTGATGTATCACTACTGCGTCTGACCGATGGTGTGTTTGAGGTGCTTAGCACTGGCGGTAACAGTGCCCTAGGGGGTGATGATATTGACCGTTTGATTGCCAATTGGTTCATCAAATCCGCCAAGCTCAACCCTGCTGATATTGATAATACTCAAAAAGCCAAACTTGCCAAACTTGCCAAACAATATAAGCAGCAACTAAGCAAAGTAACATCCGTAGATGTTGAGCTAAGCATCGCTAATCAAACACTAAATATCACGCTTAATCATGATACTCTTGCCCAAATCATTGAGCCTGTCATTCGCAGAACCCTGCAAAGTTGTGAACAAGTGCTGCTTGATGCTAAGCTGGACAAATCCAATCTAAATGACATCATTTTGGTGGGTGGTTCAACTCGCATGCCTGTGATTCGTGAAGCGGTTGCCAAACATTTTGCCAAAGAACCGCTTTGCAATATCAATCCTGATGAAGTCGTTGCCTTAGGGGCAAGCATTGCTGCCGACCAACTGGTCAATAAAAAAGATGACGGCTTGCTTCTGCTTGATGTCACACCTTTATCTTTGGGTCTTGAAACCATGGGCGGCTTGGTTGAAGTCATCATACCTCGCAACACGCCCATTCCTGTGGCTCGTCGCCAAACTTTTACCACACACCAAGATGGTCAAACGGGCATGGTGGTGCATATCGTACAAGGCGAGCGAGACACGGTGGCAGATTGTCGCAGTCTTGGACGCTTTGAGCTGTATGGTATTCCCGCCATGAAAGCAGGTTTGGCACGCATTGAGGTAACATTTAGTATCGATGCCAACGGGCAACTGACCGTATCCGCCAAAGAAACCACCACAGGTGTCAGCAGTCAAATTGAAGTCAGTCCAAGCTATGGTCTTAGTCCTGAGCAGCAAGAACAACTGTTGATGGCAGGCTTTGCTCACGCCCAAGAAGACAAACTGGCTCGTATGCTGATTGAAACCAAGGTAGAAGCAGAGCGAGAACTTATCGCCTTAGAATCCGCCCTCAATGAGTTTGCTGCTTTACTTAGTGACGACCAAAAAAGCAACCTGATTGCCAAAATGGATGCTGTCAAGACAACCTTAACCCAAAACGATAAAGCCCACATTGATGCTGCTTTGGTGGAATTAAAGCCCGCCAGCGATGAGTTTGCCAGCATCATCATGGATAATAATGTCAAAAATGCCCTTGCTGGCACACGCACCAGCGATTGGCAAAACTAG
- the hscB gene encoding Fe-S protein assembly co-chaperone HscB, whose product MDNHFFALFGLPVQFEIDKKILKDRLLELQKQHHPDRQDDVSAHAQKQAELINHAYDTLYQDDTRAAYLLELSGQALDLNQSISDWDFLDEMMELRISLDELQESSALNALINDVQQRIDEQAKMFANHYAQQHWQATKDDAKKLQFLSKLQQDIHAKNSQSLASNDGDDDLYV is encoded by the coding sequence ATGGATAATCATTTTTTTGCCTTATTTGGTTTACCAGTTCAATTTGAAATTGATAAAAAAATTCTAAAAGACAGATTATTAGAATTACAAAAACAGCACCATCCAGATCGCCAAGATGATGTTAGTGCCCATGCCCAAAAGCAAGCAGAGCTGATTAACCACGCTTACGATACATTGTATCAAGATGATACTCGGGCGGCTTATTTGCTAGAATTATCAGGTCAGGCTTTGGACTTAAACCAATCCATCAGCGATTGGGACTTTTTGGACGAGATGATGGAATTGCGGATTTCGCTTGACGAACTGCAAGAATCATCAGCCCTAAATGCCTTAATCAATGATGTGCAACAACGAATCGATGAACAAGCTAAGATGTTTGCCAATCATTACGCTCAGCAACATTGGCAAGCTACCAAAGATGACGCCAAAAAACTGCAATTTTTGAGCAAATTACAGCAAGACATTCACGCCAAAAATAGCCAAAGTCTTGCCAGCAATGATGGCGATGACGATTTGTATGTCTAA
- the iscA gene encoding iron-sulfur cluster assembly protein IscA: MISLTPRAAEHVKAFLENRGNGEGIRVGVRTAGCSGLAYVLEFVDEINDIDEKFVSHDVAVFVDPKSLVYLNGLQMDYVTEGLNSGFKFTNPNQTGECGCGESFTV; encoded by the coding sequence ATGATTAGCCTTACCCCTCGTGCTGCCGAGCATGTAAAAGCCTTTTTAGAAAATCGTGGCAATGGCGAAGGAATCCGAGTGGGTGTACGAACGGCTGGCTGCTCTGGATTGGCTTATGTTCTTGAATTTGTTGATGAAATTAACGACATTGACGAAAAATTTGTCAGTCATGATGTGGCGGTCTTTGTGGACCCAAAAAGCCTTGTATATCTCAATGGTCTGCAAATGGACTATGTGACCGAAGGTCTAAACTCTGGATTTAAATTCACCAACCCAAACCAAACAGGCGAATGCGGTTGTGGCGAATCTTTTACAGTATGA